Proteins from a single region of Bradyrhizobium diazoefficiens:
- a CDS encoding NAD(P)-dependent oxidoreductase, which yields MRIFVTGASGFLGSYLVADLLERGHEVAVLFRPESASWRLAEAYGRVHVIPGALEHLGDLREPLRTFAPEAVVHMAWRGVGGSDRNSPVQAANVADTVGLVELAAEAGAEIFVGAGSQAEYGPYDRAIREDDATRPTTLYGMAKLAAGSMAMRLAEERGLRAAWLRIFSTYGPKDADHWLIPSMIRNLRSGQHTALTACEQHWGFLHVRDAAAAFRLAVTHAAARGIFNVGSAEAPPLRETVTRLRDLVDPRASLGFGELAYRPDQVMVLAADVSRMLALGWKPEVPLDEGLRETVSWHDATKSS from the coding sequence ATGCGTATTTTCGTGACAGGCGCGAGCGGTTTTCTCGGCTCCTATCTCGTTGCGGACCTCCTAGAACGTGGGCACGAGGTGGCGGTCCTATTCCGGCCGGAGAGCGCTTCCTGGCGACTCGCGGAGGCTTATGGCCGCGTGCACGTCATTCCGGGTGCCCTGGAGCATCTGGGCGACCTGCGCGAGCCTCTCAGGACCTTTGCGCCGGAGGCGGTCGTGCATATGGCCTGGCGCGGCGTCGGAGGCAGCGACCGCAACAGTCCAGTCCAAGCGGCCAATGTGGCCGATACGGTCGGGCTCGTTGAACTCGCTGCCGAAGCAGGGGCCGAAATCTTCGTCGGAGCGGGATCGCAGGCCGAATACGGCCCCTATGATCGCGCGATCCGCGAGGACGACGCGACACGACCGACCACGCTCTACGGCATGGCCAAGCTCGCGGCCGGATCGATGGCGATGCGTCTCGCCGAGGAGCGGGGGCTGCGCGCGGCGTGGCTCCGGATCTTCTCCACCTATGGGCCGAAGGATGCCGATCATTGGCTGATCCCGAGCATGATCCGGAACCTGCGTTCCGGACAGCACACGGCGCTGACGGCCTGCGAGCAGCACTGGGGATTTTTGCACGTACGCGATGCCGCTGCCGCGTTCCGGCTCGCGGTCACCCACGCGGCTGCGCGCGGCATCTTCAATGTCGGCAGCGCGGAGGCGCCGCCGCTGCGCGAGACGGTGACGCGGCTGCGCGATCTCGTCGATCCCCGTGCAAGCCTCGGCTTCGGCGAGTTGGCCTATCGGCCCGATCAGGTTATGGTTCTGGCGGCGGACGTTTCGCGCATGCTCGCATTGGGCTGGAAACCCGAAGTGCCGTTGGATGAGGGATTGCGCGAGACGGTTAGCTGGCATGATGCGACCAAATCTTCCTGA
- a CDS encoding sulfotransferase, which produces MSDFKLAMVSAGFEHGGNVTHRHFDGHPDLLVYPFESQLGNRNFNDFLASVERVQYRYPEFPEGLTAIELYEQMIDEELKTFLRKRNGSKFRDADCVLDEKKRVAEFVRLCGEAPIPRRKVIEAFFRSTFAAWENYYTRPRPGMVHVGYSPAIGIDADRMVRDFPNVRILHIVRNPFSAYRDTKRRPFPQPLSKYLITWNIYHSTVEMFAKMYPQNVRIFRYEDLVEDKRKFMTEAADFIGVPFADSMLYPSWNGVEIKDSIAPWGTVLKSTKDYNQAVIQELSDDERKQISQGTAALARHFGYDQIDYLGPLYRAG; this is translated from the coding sequence ATGAGTGACTTCAAGCTGGCCATGGTTTCCGCGGGCTTCGAGCACGGCGGCAACGTCACCCATCGTCATTTCGACGGCCATCCCGACCTGCTCGTCTACCCCTTCGAATCGCAGCTCGGCAACCGCAACTTCAACGACTTCCTCGCCTCCGTCGAGCGCGTCCAGTACCGCTACCCCGAATTCCCGGAAGGGCTGACGGCGATCGAGCTCTATGAGCAGATGATCGACGAAGAGCTGAAGACGTTCCTGCGCAAGCGCAACGGCTCCAAATTCCGCGATGCCGACTGCGTGCTGGACGAGAAGAAGCGCGTCGCCGAGTTCGTCCGACTATGCGGCGAGGCGCCGATCCCGCGCCGTAAGGTCATCGAGGCCTTCTTCCGCTCGACATTTGCGGCGTGGGAGAACTACTACACCAGGCCGCGTCCGGGCATGGTGCATGTCGGCTACTCGCCGGCGATCGGCATCGACGCCGACCGCATGGTGCGTGACTTCCCGAATGTCCGCATCCTGCATATCGTGCGCAATCCGTTCTCGGCCTATCGCGACACCAAGCGCCGCCCCTTCCCGCAGCCGCTCAGCAAGTACCTGATCACCTGGAACATCTATCATTCGACCGTCGAGATGTTCGCCAAGATGTATCCGCAGAACGTCCGGATCTTCCGTTACGAGGACCTCGTCGAGGACAAGCGCAAGTTCATGACCGAAGCTGCCGACTTCATCGGCGTGCCGTTTGCCGACAGCATGCTCTATCCGAGCTGGAACGGCGTCGAGATCAAGGATTCCATCGCGCCTTGGGGAACCGTGCTCAAGAGCACTAAGGATTACAACCAGGCCGTCATCCAGGAGCTCTCGGACGACGAGCGCAAGCAGATTTCCCAGGGCACCGCCGCGCTCGCCCGTCATTTCGGCTACGACCAGATCGACTATCTGGGCCCGCTCTATCGTGCTGGGTAA
- a CDS encoding phosphotransferase: MLGKIAVFETDDHPDVAAHRARLLPALQRHLQSSGRDASVTPVHGGTLGICFEAEIADEKRFLKTHLPDAAARASLTREADILARLYGDTIVLDRFEVLLADRTTRLCLLMPALIPLAGPMQPAEAAAMADACSERLGDWRPANLPSLLQYLAPAARALEMLSDRALLAPATAAETRRLVALLGDRLGGLPEALCHGDFGPKNIMLEGTEPRVIDWEDAFLGVAGYDYLYWLTFMENRTFLHTAAFGRTGLSPDIERAILALVVLLKSYLAVCSGAYLKHVVPAEARITEILQLPL, encoded by the coding sequence GTGCTGGGTAAGATCGCGGTCTTCGAAACCGACGACCACCCCGACGTCGCCGCCCACCGCGCGCGCCTCCTGCCCGCGCTGCAGCGGCATCTGCAATCATCCGGCCGCGATGCCAGCGTGACGCCGGTCCACGGTGGCACGCTGGGCATCTGCTTCGAGGCGGAAATTGCGGACGAGAAGCGGTTTCTGAAGACGCATCTTCCCGATGCAGCCGCCCGCGCCAGCCTGACCAGGGAAGCCGATATCCTCGCCCGGCTCTATGGCGACACAATCGTGCTTGATCGCTTCGAGGTCTTGCTTGCGGATAGAACCACGCGGCTCTGCCTCCTGATGCCCGCACTCATCCCGCTCGCTGGCCCGATGCAGCCCGCAGAGGCGGCCGCGATGGCCGATGCGTGCAGCGAAAGGCTCGGCGATTGGCGACCGGCCAATCTCCCCTCGTTGCTGCAATATCTGGCCCCTGCCGCTCGCGCGCTGGAGATGCTTTCGGATCGCGCCTTGCTCGCACCGGCGACCGCAGCCGAGACGCGCCGCCTCGTCGCACTGCTCGGGGATCGACTCGGCGGCCTGCCCGAAGCGCTTTGTCACGGCGATTTCGGACCGAAGAACATCATGCTTGAGGGCACCGAGCCGCGCGTCATCGATTGGGAAGACGCCTTCCTTGGCGTCGCCGGCTATGACTATCTCTACTGGTTGACCTTCATGGAAAACCGCACGTTCCTGCACACGGCGGCGTTCGGCCGCACCGGCCTTTCGCCTGACATCGAGCGCGCGATCCTTGCGCTTGTCGTCCTGCTCAAATCCTACCTCGCGGTCTGCTCGGGCGCATACCTGAAGCACGTGGTGCCAGCCGAGGCCCGCATCACCGAGATCTTGCAACTGCCGCTCTAA
- a CDS encoding chloride channel protein: protein MPRTIPANSLPRLGDFTTDRRVLILIAMAILVGAGGAGTAWLLLRAIAFVTNAVWLHTLSTQTLSTANLKPGVWMVAAPALGGLVIGLMARFGSEKIRGHGIPEAIEAILIGGSRLQPKVAVLKPLSSAISIGTGGPFGAEGPIIMTGGAVGSLFAQCFHMSAAERKTLLVAGAAAGMTAIFGTPIAAVMLAVELLLFELKPRSLIPVIAACVVSSSLRPWLIGSGALFPFAGQLDLPWWGPLACVGVGVVAGLQSGLLTTLLYKAEDFFSHLPIHWMWWPAIGGLLVGAGGLIEPRALGVGYDIIGDLLNDNMVVSAAVLILLVKSAIWIVALASGTSGGVLAPLLIFGGCAAWLEAQFLPGPHGAWALIGMAAMMGGTMRSPLTGILFAVELTGDFPLLGPLLIATSAAYALTVLLLKRSILTEKIARRGQHVVREYGIDPFELLRVNEVMVKDVDTLQATMTVGEAVSFFSGNERRHKSYPLIDAAGRVAGLVGRADVLRWRAESADGRGTLFDCASDGSLTLGYPDEPVSHLADRMVLADVGRVPIVERATGHLVGLVARKDLLRIRIAARSVETQRSAFFGPGRRSPAREATVLDDAPLGSAH from the coding sequence ATGCCACGCACCATCCCCGCCAATTCGCTGCCACGCCTTGGCGACTTCACGACAGACCGGCGCGTCCTGATACTGATCGCCATGGCGATCTTGGTCGGCGCGGGCGGCGCCGGCACGGCATGGCTGCTGCTGCGCGCCATCGCGTTCGTCACCAATGCGGTATGGCTGCATACGCTGAGCACGCAGACGCTCTCGACGGCAAATCTGAAGCCCGGCGTCTGGATGGTTGCAGCCCCGGCCCTCGGCGGCCTCGTCATCGGCCTGATGGCGCGCTTCGGTTCTGAGAAAATTCGCGGTCACGGCATTCCCGAGGCGATCGAGGCGATCCTGATCGGCGGCAGCCGCCTGCAGCCGAAGGTCGCCGTCCTCAAACCACTGTCCTCGGCCATCTCGATCGGCACGGGCGGACCGTTCGGCGCCGAGGGCCCGATCATCATGACGGGCGGCGCGGTCGGCTCTCTCTTCGCGCAATGCTTCCATATGAGCGCCGCCGAGCGCAAGACGTTGCTGGTGGCAGGTGCCGCGGCCGGCATGACGGCCATCTTTGGAACGCCGATCGCCGCCGTCATGCTCGCCGTCGAGCTGCTCCTGTTCGAGCTGAAGCCGCGCAGCCTGATTCCCGTGATCGCCGCCTGCGTGGTCTCGTCGTCGCTGCGGCCGTGGCTGATCGGCAGCGGCGCGCTGTTTCCGTTCGCCGGCCAGCTGGATTTGCCCTGGTGGGGACCGCTTGCCTGCGTCGGCGTCGGCGTCGTCGCCGGATTGCAATCGGGATTGCTGACCACACTGCTCTACAAGGCCGAAGATTTTTTCAGCCACCTTCCGATCCACTGGATGTGGTGGCCGGCCATCGGCGGACTGCTCGTCGGTGCCGGCGGCCTGATCGAACCGCGCGCGCTCGGCGTCGGCTACGACATCATCGGCGACCTGCTCAACGACAACATGGTGGTTTCGGCCGCGGTGCTGATCCTGCTGGTGAAGTCCGCGATCTGGATCGTCGCCCTTGCGTCGGGCACGTCCGGCGGCGTGCTCGCACCGCTTCTCATTTTCGGCGGCTGCGCCGCCTGGCTCGAAGCGCAATTTTTGCCGGGGCCCCATGGAGCCTGGGCGTTGATCGGCATGGCCGCGATGATGGGCGGCACCATGCGCTCACCATTGACCGGAATCCTGTTCGCGGTCGAACTGACCGGTGACTTTCCGCTGCTCGGGCCGCTTCTGATTGCCACGAGCGCTGCCTATGCGCTCACCGTGCTGCTGCTCAAGCGTTCGATCCTTACCGAGAAGATCGCGCGACGCGGCCAGCATGTCGTACGCGAATACGGCATCGACCCCTTCGAGTTGCTTCGCGTCAACGAGGTGATGGTGAAGGACGTCGATACGCTGCAGGCGACGATGACGGTCGGCGAAGCCGTGTCGTTCTTCTCCGGGAACGAACGGCGTCACAAATCCTATCCGCTGATCGATGCGGCAGGCCGGGTCGCGGGGCTTGTCGGTCGCGCCGACGTCTTGCGGTGGCGTGCGGAGAGCGCCGACGGTCGCGGCACCCTGTTCGACTGCGCCTCGGATGGCTCGCTCACGCTCGGCTATCCCGACGAACCCGTGTCGCATCTTGCGGATCGGATGGTTCTGGCCGATGTCGGGCGCGTGCCGATCGTCGAGCGAGCGACCGGGCATCTCGTCGGCCTGGTGGCTCGCAAGGATCTCCTGCGCATTCGCATCGCCGCGAGATCGGTCGAGACGCAGCGTTCGGCCTTCTTCGGCCCCGGTCGCCGCAGCCCGGCACGAGAGGCCACTGTCCTCGACGACGCGCCGCTTGGTTCGGCGCATTGA
- the rfbG gene encoding CDP-glucose 4,6-dehydratase: protein MTDPAFWRGKKVFLTGHTGFKGAWASLLLRRLGASVYGYALPPTHRSALFVTARIAEDISHREADIRDLAVLRAAMAEAEPDIVIHMAAQALVRPSYEEPVETFATNVMGTVHVLEAARQLRSVQVILNVTSDKCYENDGAGTAFREDDRLGGDDPYSNSKACAELVTHSYRHSFFNGQGAARVATARAGNVFGGGDWARDRLVPDAMQALLDGRALRIRNPNSVRPWQHAVDPVLGYLTLVERLAGDEHFVGGWNFGPDAASEVPVGTVVERLIALWGDGARWTADAGPHPHEAAYLRLDCAKARSELGWTPRLDLAQGLRLTVDWYKALREGRDLRKVSLDQLDQIVGGA, encoded by the coding sequence GTGACGGATCCGGCATTCTGGCGCGGCAAGAAGGTTTTTCTGACCGGCCACACCGGCTTCAAGGGCGCGTGGGCCTCGCTGCTGCTGCGCCGCCTCGGTGCCAGCGTCTACGGCTATGCGCTGCCGCCGACGCATCGATCCGCGCTGTTCGTGACGGCGCGAATCGCCGAGGACATCAGCCATCGCGAAGCCGACATCCGCGATCTCGCCGTCTTGCGTGCCGCGATGGCGGAGGCCGAGCCCGACATCGTCATCCACATGGCGGCGCAAGCGCTGGTGCGCCCGTCCTATGAGGAGCCGGTCGAGACGTTTGCGACCAACGTGATGGGCACGGTGCATGTGCTGGAGGCCGCGCGGCAGCTGCGCTCGGTCCAGGTGATCCTGAATGTCACCAGCGACAAATGCTACGAGAACGACGGTGCAGGCACGGCCTTTCGCGAGGACGATCGCCTCGGCGGCGACGATCCCTACAGCAACAGCAAGGCCTGTGCGGAGCTCGTGACGCATTCCTACCGTCACAGCTTCTTCAACGGGCAAGGTGCGGCCCGCGTCGCGACTGCGCGGGCCGGCAATGTCTTCGGCGGCGGCGACTGGGCGCGCGATCGGCTGGTGCCCGATGCGATGCAGGCCTTGCTCGACGGCCGGGCGCTGCGCATCCGCAACCCCAATTCGGTGCGGCCCTGGCAGCACGCGGTCGATCCGGTGCTCGGCTATCTCACGCTGGTCGAGCGGCTGGCGGGTGACGAACACTTCGTCGGCGGCTGGAATTTCGGGCCCGATGCCGCAAGCGAGGTGCCGGTCGGGACCGTCGTCGAACGTCTGATCGCGCTGTGGGGCGATGGCGCGCGCTGGACGGCGGATGCCGGCCCGCATCCGCACGAAGCCGCCTATCTCAGGCTCGACTGCGCGAAGGCACGAAGCGAACTCGGCTGGACGCCGCGGCTCGATCTGGCGCAGGGCCTGCGGCTCACCGTCGACTGGTACAAGGCGCTGCGCGAGGGTCGCGACCTGCGCAAAGTCTCGCTCGATCAGCTCGACCAGATCGTCGGCGGCGCATAA
- the rfbF gene encoding glucose-1-phosphate cytidylyltransferase, with product MKVVILAGGLGTRIAEETSTRPKPMVEIGGRPILWHIMKIYSHYGFNDFVICLGYKGYMIKEYFANYFLHMSDVTFHLAENRMEVHRETAEPWRVTLVDTGEQTQTGGRLKRVLPYVANEPFFALTYGDGVADIDLAAEIAFHKAHGRRATVSVVRPAKRFGAVAIEGDRVVNFEEKPNDDGGWINGGFFLLSPSVGELITGDKTTWEREPMEQLARSDDLRAFVHPGFWHPMDSLRDRNFLEGEWAGNRAKWRIW from the coding sequence ATGAAGGTCGTAATTCTTGCCGGAGGTCTCGGCACGCGAATCGCCGAAGAGACCAGCACGCGGCCGAAGCCGATGGTCGAGATCGGCGGTCGGCCCATCCTCTGGCACATCATGAAGATCTACAGCCACTATGGCTTCAATGATTTCGTGATCTGCCTTGGTTACAAGGGCTACATGATCAAGGAGTACTTCGCGAACTACTTCCTGCACATGTCCGACGTGACCTTTCATCTCGCGGAGAACCGGATGGAGGTGCATCGCGAGACCGCCGAGCCCTGGCGGGTCACGCTGGTCGACACCGGCGAGCAGACCCAGACCGGCGGCCGGCTGAAGCGGGTGCTGCCCTACGTGGCAAATGAGCCCTTCTTCGCGCTGACCTATGGCGACGGTGTCGCCGATATCGATCTTGCCGCTGAGATCGCGTTCCACAAGGCGCATGGGCGCCGGGCGACGGTCTCGGTGGTTCGGCCGGCCAAACGTTTTGGCGCGGTCGCGATCGAGGGCGACCGCGTCGTCAATTTCGAGGAGAAGCCAAACGATGACGGTGGCTGGATCAACGGCGGCTTCTTCCTGCTGTCGCCGTCGGTCGGCGAGTTGATTACGGGCGACAAGACCACCTGGGAGCGCGAGCCGATGGAGCAGCTTGCCCGCAGCGACGATCTGCGCGCCTTTGTGCATCCCGGCTTCTGGCACCCGATGGACTCGCTGCGCGATCGCAACTTCCTCGAGGGCGAGTGGGCGGGCAATCGCGCGAAGTGGAGGATCTGGTGA
- a CDS encoding UDP-glucuronic acid decarboxylase family protein, producing the protein MPFESYKTSRILVTGGAGFIGSHLCERLLATGAEVVSADNYFTGSRRNIAHLIANPLFEAVRHDVTFPLYIEVDAIFNLACPASPIHYQRDPVQTTKTSVHGAINMLGLAKRLKARIFQASTSEVYGDPLIHPQTEDYWGNVNPIGIRSCYDEGKRCAETLFFDYWRQHGLPIKVARIFNTYGPRMQPNDGRVVSSFIVQALKGEPITVFGDGGQTRSFCYVDDLVEAIMRLMATNEDVTGPINLGNNSEFTIRELAEKVIKLTGSRSKLEFKRLPQDDPRQRQPDLAKAKAVLDWEPKVALEDGLKETIAYFKHTLELA; encoded by the coding sequence ATGCCGTTTGAAAGCTACAAGACGAGCCGCATCCTCGTGACCGGAGGCGCCGGCTTCATCGGATCGCACCTCTGCGAGCGGCTGCTCGCGACCGGCGCCGAAGTGGTGTCGGCGGACAATTACTTCACCGGCAGCCGGCGCAACATCGCCCATCTGATCGCAAACCCGCTGTTCGAGGCAGTCAGGCACGACGTCACCTTCCCGCTCTACATCGAGGTCGACGCGATCTTTAACCTCGCCTGCCCGGCCTCGCCCATCCACTACCAGCGCGACCCCGTGCAGACCACCAAGACCTCCGTGCACGGCGCCATCAACATGCTCGGGCTTGCCAAACGGCTCAAGGCGCGGATCTTCCAGGCCTCGACCAGCGAGGTCTATGGCGATCCCCTGATCCATCCCCAGACCGAGGATTATTGGGGCAACGTCAACCCGATCGGCATCCGCTCCTGCTACGACGAGGGCAAGCGCTGCGCCGAAACGCTGTTCTTCGACTACTGGCGCCAGCACGGCCTGCCGATCAAGGTCGCGCGCATCTTCAACACCTACGGCCCGCGGATGCAGCCCAACGACGGGCGCGTGGTGTCGTCCTTCATCGTCCAGGCGCTCAAGGGCGAACCGATCACCGTATTCGGCGACGGCGGCCAGACCCGCTCGTTCTGCTATGTCGACGATCTCGTCGAGGCCATCATGCGGCTCATGGCGACGAACGAGGACGTCACCGGCCCGATCAACCTCGGCAACAATTCAGAGTTCACGATCCGCGAGCTCGCCGAAAAAGTCATCAAGCTCACCGGCTCGCGCTCCAAGCTGGAGTTCAAGCGGCTGCCGCAGGACGACCCGCGGCAGCGCCAGCCCGACCTCGCCAAAGCAAAGGCGGTCCTGGATTGGGAGCCCAAAGTCGCGCTCGAGGACGGCCTGAAGGAGACGATCGCCTATTTCAAGCACACGCTTGAGCTGGCCTGA
- a CDS encoding glycosyltransferase yields MRILILNADYPRFLAWLYRRHPGLENEPYATQMAARNASLFGVADFYSRNFASLGHVAVDIHVNNSWMRAAWAHEHGLAVDEPPQPGAPAARDAVPGWLQRAVAPFKPVLRPLARKVGLSPRLDAEAEKILLAQIEDFKPDLVLNQDLFHVDTRLGRRIKQIGRPILIGQVGISPSRGEDWSVYDLMISQMAAVVDFFRGHGARAEVVHLAFEPTILDVLPPPPAQNFDVTFVGAVSADHQVRVAQLEAVARRYDLKLFGSGLHTLPASSPLHRCYQGEVWGVEMYQALRASRVTLNSHIDMAGREAGNARLFEATGVGAFLLTDFKDNLHALFSEGEVAAWSTIGDCLTMIERYLADDVARLSIAKAGQARTFATHTFRRRVEEILAYLG; encoded by the coding sequence GTGCGCATCCTGATCCTCAACGCCGACTATCCGCGCTTCCTCGCTTGGCTCTACCGGCGCCATCCCGGACTCGAGAACGAGCCTTATGCTACGCAGATGGCGGCGCGGAACGCCAGCCTGTTCGGCGTCGCCGATTTCTACTCGCGCAATTTCGCGAGCCTCGGACATGTTGCCGTCGACATCCACGTCAACAATTCCTGGATGCGGGCGGCCTGGGCACACGAGCATGGCCTTGCCGTCGACGAGCCACCACAGCCCGGCGCGCCCGCGGCGCGCGATGCCGTTCCCGGCTGGCTGCAACGCGCGGTCGCGCCATTCAAGCCGGTGCTAAGACCGCTCGCGCGCAAAGTCGGCCTGAGCCCGCGTCTCGATGCCGAAGCTGAAAAGATCCTGCTGGCGCAGATCGAGGACTTCAAACCCGATCTCGTCCTCAACCAGGATCTGTTTCACGTCGACACGCGCCTGGGACGCAGGATCAAGCAGATCGGCCGTCCGATCCTGATCGGCCAGGTCGGCATCTCGCCCTCGCGCGGCGAGGACTGGTCGGTCTACGACCTCATGATCTCGCAGATGGCCGCGGTGGTGGATTTCTTCCGCGGACACGGCGCGCGCGCCGAGGTGGTTCATCTCGCTTTCGAGCCCACAATCCTCGACGTCCTGCCGCCGCCCCCGGCGCAGAATTTCGACGTCACTTTCGTCGGCGCGGTATCGGCGGATCATCAGGTTCGCGTCGCGCAGCTCGAGGCGGTGGCACGGCGCTACGATCTCAAATTGTTCGGCAGCGGTCTGCACACGCTTCCCGCCTCCTCGCCGCTGCACCGCTGCTATCAGGGCGAGGTGTGGGGCGTTGAGATGTACCAGGCGCTTCGCGCCTCGCGCGTCACGCTCAATTCGCACATCGACATGGCGGGTCGCGAGGCCGGTAATGCGCGACTGTTCGAGGCGACCGGTGTCGGTGCATTCCTGCTCACCGACTTCAAGGACAACCTCCATGCCCTGTTCTCCGAGGGCGAGGTGGCGGCGTGGAGCACGATCGGGGACTGCCTTACGATGATCGAGCGATATCTCGCCGATGACGTGGCGCGCCTGTCCATTGCCAAGGCGGGACAGGCCAGGACATTTGCCACCCACACCTTCCGTCGCCGGGTCGAAGAAATCCTCGCTTACCTCGGCTAA
- a CDS encoding DegT/DnrJ/EryC1/StrS family aminotransferase: MTAPFIPVNTPLLEGNEADYLAECIRTGWISSEGPFIKRFEQAMAEAAGRRHGIAVTNGSVALDIAVHALGLEQGSEVIIPTFTIISCAAAVVRAGLVPVGVDCDAVTWNMTVEGVEAAITPRTRAIMLVHIYGLPVDLEPILALARKHDLKVIEDAAEMHGQTYRGAPCGSFGDVSTFSFYPNKHVTTGEGGMILTDDDALADRLQGYRNLCFQPQQRFVHEELGWNARMTNLQAALGVAQVERLPRTVEIKRRIGRLYDEHLAGVDRIRRPLARTNYADNIYWVYGVVLNNDVPFDARQAMRRLGEKGIGTRPFFWCMHEQPVLRRMRLMVDESHPNAEYIARRGFYLPSGLALTDDEIARSAGALKEILA, from the coding sequence GTGACCGCACCGTTCATTCCCGTCAACACACCGCTGCTTGAGGGCAACGAGGCCGACTATCTCGCCGAATGCATTCGCACCGGCTGGATCTCGTCGGAGGGACCGTTCATCAAGCGCTTCGAGCAGGCGATGGCAGAGGCCGCCGGACGGCGCCACGGCATCGCGGTGACCAACGGCTCGGTCGCGCTCGATATCGCCGTCCACGCGCTAGGCCTCGAGCAAGGCTCCGAGGTCATCATCCCGACCTTCACGATCATCAGCTGCGCCGCAGCGGTCGTGCGCGCGGGGCTCGTCCCGGTCGGGGTCGACTGCGATGCGGTGACCTGGAACATGACAGTCGAGGGTGTGGAGGCCGCGATCACGCCGCGCACGCGCGCAATCATGCTGGTGCACATTTACGGCCTGCCTGTCGATCTCGAACCGATCCTGGCGCTCGCGCGCAAGCATGATCTAAAGGTGATCGAGGATGCCGCCGAGATGCACGGGCAGACCTATCGCGGTGCGCCCTGCGGCAGCTTCGGCGACGTCTCGACCTTCAGCTTCTATCCCAACAAGCACGTCACCACCGGCGAAGGCGGCATGATCCTCACCGACGACGACGCGCTCGCCGACCGTCTGCAAGGTTATCGCAATCTCTGCTTCCAGCCGCAGCAGCGCTTCGTGCATGAAGAGCTCGGCTGGAACGCGCGCATGACCAACCTCCAGGCCGCGCTCGGCGTCGCCCAGGTCGAGCGCCTGCCGCGCACGGTCGAGATCAAGCGCCGGATCGGCCGGCTGTATGACGAGCATCTTGCCGGCGTGGACCGCATCCGCCGCCCCCTCGCCCGCACCAATTATGCCGACAACATCTACTGGGTCTACGGCGTCGTGCTGAACAACGATGTGCCGTTCGACGCCAGGCAAGCGATGCGTCGCCTAGGCGAAAAGGGCATCGGCACCCGGCCGTTCTTCTGGTGCATGCACGAGCAGCCGGTGCTGCGCCGGATGCGCCTGATGGTCGATGAATCGCATCCGAATGCGGAATACATCGCACGCCGCGGTTTTTATTTGCCGAGCGGGCTTGCTCTGACCGACGACGAGATCGCGCGGTCCGCAGGTGCGCTGAAGGAGATCCTGGCGTGA
- a CDS encoding class I SAM-dependent methyltransferase, with amino-acid sequence MTVFADYAPWYDLLYQDKDYAAETAFVETRLRDHGVAPGKLLDLGCGTGLHALAFARNGWSVAGIDLSHEMIASAKARAEQAGLSIPFRQGDACEAGPERSFDAVVSLFHVASYQTSRDRLEQMFRTAHAALKPGGLFFFDYWYGGAVLAQGVETRVKVIERRPLRLTRIAQSSHDEPNATVTVNYTLFCEDMDRTSIRRVDEAHRMRYWFPFEIDAALRAVGFAPAGHAAWLSQDAPNSHNWAAYTIARKGVAS; translated from the coding sequence GTGACTGTGTTCGCGGACTACGCCCCCTGGTACGATCTGCTCTATCAGGACAAGGATTACGCGGCGGAGACGGCGTTCGTCGAAACGCGCCTGCGCGACCACGGCGTCGCGCCCGGCAAGCTGCTCGATCTCGGCTGCGGCACCGGACTGCACGCGCTCGCATTCGCCCGCAACGGGTGGAGCGTCGCCGGCATCGACCTGAGCCACGAGATGATCGCGAGCGCAAAGGCACGCGCCGAGCAGGCCGGACTTTCGATTCCATTCCGGCAGGGCGATGCTTGCGAGGCCGGTCCCGAGCGCAGCTTCGATGCGGTCGTATCGCTGTTTCATGTCGCAAGCTACCAGACCAGCCGCGACAGGCTGGAGCAGATGTTCCGCACCGCGCATGCGGCGCTGAAGCCGGGCGGACTGTTCTTCTTCGACTATTGGTATGGCGGCGCCGTGCTGGCGCAAGGCGTCGAGACGCGGGTCAAGGTGATCGAGCGCCGGCCGCTGCGCCTCACCCGTATCGCCCAGTCGAGCCATGACGAGCCGAATGCGACCGTCACGGTGAACTACACGCTGTTCTGCGAGGACATGGATCGCACCTCGATCCGGCGCGTCGATGAGGCGCACCGGATGCGGTACTGGTTTCCGTTCGAGATCGACGCGGCACTTCGCGCCGTCGGCTTCGCGCCGGCCGGTCACGCTGCCTGGCTGTCACAAGATGCCCCGAATTCGCACAACTGGGCCGCCTATACGATCGCCAGGAAGGGCGTTGCATCGTGA